A window of the Dyadobacter pollutisoli genome harbors these coding sequences:
- a CDS encoding ThuA domain-containing protein, producing the protein MKTTLLSILVFLLFISQSNATDLSTQQDDVSKYRVVYKGDKGPGVGKNIVFIATDHEYRGEESLPALARILAKRYGFTCTVVYALDEQGNILPGGSNVKGLEILDKADLLVMFMRFAHFEDKEMQHIDNYIKRGGPIVAFRTSTHAFDIKNDPKWEHYGWNYNGPKTDWKDGFGEYVLGETWVSHYGTNHKQSSKLIIEKSQAAHPIMRGVKDMWVQSGGYTAEPKGTVLARGQVLNGMTVTSEPDKTKELLPVAWIRDYQVESGKKGRAFTTTHGASEDILNEGFRRMVLNAAFWAMGMERSIKPDNDIAFVGPYKPTTFNFSGYKANVKPADLAGWDSLIMPGEIVKKKGK; encoded by the coding sequence ATGAAAACCACATTGTTATCCATACTTGTTTTCCTGCTTTTCATTTCCCAGTCCAATGCTACGGACTTGTCGACTCAGCAGGATGATGTCAGCAAGTACCGCGTCGTTTACAAAGGCGATAAAGGCCCGGGGGTGGGTAAAAACATCGTTTTCATAGCCACAGACCATGAGTACCGGGGCGAAGAGTCACTGCCCGCGCTCGCCCGCATACTGGCGAAGCGCTACGGGTTTACCTGTACCGTTGTGTACGCGCTCGACGAGCAGGGTAACATCCTGCCGGGAGGCTCCAATGTGAAAGGTCTGGAAATACTGGACAAAGCTGACCTACTGGTGATGTTCATGCGGTTTGCGCATTTTGAAGACAAAGAAATGCAGCATATTGACAATTATATCAAAAGAGGAGGCCCCATTGTCGCCTTCCGGACTTCTACCCACGCATTTGATATTAAAAATGATCCTAAATGGGAACATTACGGTTGGAACTACAACGGTCCCAAAACAGACTGGAAAGATGGTTTTGGTGAATACGTGCTGGGAGAAACCTGGGTTTCGCATTATGGTACTAATCATAAGCAATCATCAAAACTGATCATTGAAAAATCGCAGGCGGCGCATCCGATCATGAGGGGCGTGAAAGATATGTGGGTGCAGTCAGGCGGCTATACTGCTGAACCAAAAGGTACCGTACTGGCGCGCGGCCAGGTACTTAATGGAATGACCGTAACTTCCGAGCCTGACAAAACCAAAGAACTGCTTCCTGTGGCCTGGATACGTGATTATCAGGTCGAGTCAGGCAAAAAGGGCCGTGCATTTACGACAACTCATGGCGCATCCGAAGACATTTTGAATGAAGGTTTTAGAAGAATGGTGCTCAATGCAGCGTTTTGGGCGATGGGTATGGAAAGAAGCATCAAGCCGGATAACGACATTGCTTTTGTCGGTCCGTACAAGCCTACCACATTCAATTTCAGCGGCTACAAAGCCAATGTAAAACCTGCCGACCTGGCCGGATGGGATTCACTCATCATGCCCGGAGAAATTGTCAAAAAGAAGGGCAAATGA
- a CDS encoding sugar phosphate isomerase/epimerase family protein encodes MNKIGFNVLAWTAAVSDDVFPIIDRLKTIGYDGVEFYLGTQDAPAYQRMGNYTKDLGLETTAVMTLGKDDNPVSESAEIRQKALDKIKWAVDRAHELNSKIICGPFHSAHTVFVNRPAEDREYALAGEVLSAAADYAAQANIVFALEALNRFECYLCNTMEQLTKLVKAANHPNVRAMFDTHHSNIEEKKYSTALQTIAPVLAHVHISENDRGTPGDGQVLWDDAFSSLAAIKYQGWLTIEAFSRNDPDFANAIGVWREFSDPWDIAENGYKFIREMSLKHGL; translated from the coding sequence ATGAATAAAATAGGATTTAATGTGCTTGCCTGGACGGCAGCGGTCTCCGATGACGTTTTTCCGATCATTGACAGACTAAAAACGATCGGGTATGATGGAGTAGAATTTTATCTGGGCACGCAGGATGCCCCCGCTTACCAGAGGATGGGTAATTATACCAAAGATCTTGGCCTGGAAACCACGGCGGTGATGACGCTGGGAAAGGACGATAATCCCGTCAGTGAATCCGCGGAAATCCGTCAGAAAGCACTGGATAAGATCAAATGGGCTGTTGATCGCGCGCATGAGCTGAATTCAAAGATCATTTGTGGGCCATTTCATTCGGCACATACCGTTTTTGTAAACCGCCCGGCTGAGGATCGTGAGTATGCGCTAGCCGGTGAGGTGTTGAGCGCTGCTGCCGATTACGCGGCCCAGGCCAATATTGTGTTTGCTCTCGAAGCACTCAACCGCTTTGAATGCTACCTCTGCAATACCATGGAGCAACTGACCAAGCTGGTTAAGGCGGCCAATCACCCCAATGTGAGGGCGATGTTCGACACGCACCATTCCAACATTGAGGAAAAGAAGTACTCCACTGCATTACAAACCATCGCACCGGTGCTTGCTCACGTGCACATCAGCGAGAACGACCGCGGTACACCCGGTGACGGACAAGTACTGTGGGACGATGCCTTTTCATCCTTAGCTGCTATCAAATACCAGGGATGGCTTACTATCGAAGCTTTTTCAAGAAATGACCCTGATTTTGCCAATGCAATCGGAGTGTGGCGGGAGTTCTCAGATCCTTGGGACATTGCGGAAAACGGCTACAAGTTTATCCGTGAAATGTCTTTGAAGCATGGATTGTAG
- a CDS encoding 3-keto-disaccharide hydrolase: MIIGCQISGIAQKKEKGFVSIFDGKTLKGWDGDPKYWRVENGSLVGEITPETLLKTNSFIIWRGGEPGDFELKGSFKIAVAGNSGINYRSEQLTDVPFALKGYQADIDGKRNYTGQNYEERKRTTLAYRGQKTTIKEYTGEKTPEAIRSNVKANAWTGFEVTGSLGTSDSLKTLIKSEDWNTFHLVIKGNRLQHYINDVLMSDVTDNDTVNGAKKGLLGVQVHVGPPMKVEYKDLRIKQ, encoded by the coding sequence ATGATCATTGGATGCCAGATCAGCGGCATCGCGCAAAAAAAAGAAAAAGGATTCGTTTCAATATTTGATGGCAAAACGCTGAAAGGCTGGGACGGCGATCCAAAGTACTGGCGGGTTGAAAACGGCAGCCTGGTAGGAGAGATCACACCGGAAACATTGCTGAAAACCAATTCATTCATCATCTGGCGTGGTGGTGAGCCCGGCGATTTCGAGCTCAAAGGATCATTCAAAATTGCAGTGGCAGGTAACTCAGGGATCAACTACAGAAGTGAGCAGCTGACCGATGTTCCATTTGCATTGAAAGGATATCAGGCCGATATTGACGGAAAAAGAAACTACACCGGCCAGAATTACGAAGAAAGAAAAAGAACTACCTTGGCTTATCGTGGTCAAAAAACAACCATTAAGGAATATACAGGAGAAAAGACGCCGGAAGCAATTAGAAGCAATGTGAAGGCCAATGCCTGGACAGGGTTTGAAGTAACCGGTTCATTGGGAACATCCGATTCTCTGAAAACTTTGATTAAAAGCGAAGATTGGAATACTTTTCATCTTGTAATAAAAGGAAACCGTTTGCAGCATTACATCAATGACGTCCTGATGAGCGATGTGACTGATAATGATACCGTAAATGGTGCAAAAAAAGGATTGTTAGGCGTGCAGGTCCACGTCGGCCCGCCTATGAAAGTGGAATACAAAGACCTAAGGATCAAACAATAG
- a CDS encoding glycoside hydrolase family 130 protein gives MKNLMTGLAICALIASGNVFGQTENKLPDWTFGGFKRPANVNPVISPDTTSTFFCPMNKRQIDWESNDTFNPAATIKNGKIVVLYRAEDKAGRAIGKRTSRLGYAESEDGITFKRRKEPVLYPAEDSQKAMEWPGGCEDPRVAVTEDGLYVIIYTQWNQDKARLGIATSRDLLKWEKHGPAFTKAYGGKFNQIWSKSGSILTKLVGDKQVIAKVNGKYWLYFGEANVNVATSTDLINWEPVVDKSENLVNLISPRKGYFDSNLTECGPPAIITDKGIVLLYNGKNDKGEDGDKRFTPNSYCAGQVLFDKNDPTKVLARLDVPFFRPMESFEKSGQYVAGTVFIEGMVYFKKKWLLYYGCADSRVGVAVYDPKMKGPGDPLPAAR, from the coding sequence ATGAAAAATTTGATGACCGGGCTGGCCATTTGTGCCTTGATAGCGTCAGGAAATGTTTTCGGCCAGACAGAAAACAAGCTTCCCGACTGGACCTTTGGCGGTTTCAAGCGTCCGGCCAATGTCAACCCCGTGATTTCTCCGGACACTACATCCACGTTCTTTTGCCCAATGAATAAAAGGCAGATCGACTGGGAGTCCAATGATACATTCAATCCTGCCGCGACCATTAAAAACGGTAAAATAGTGGTGCTCTACCGTGCGGAAGACAAGGCGGGCCGGGCGATCGGCAAGCGTACTTCCAGGCTGGGTTACGCAGAAAGTGAGGACGGGATTACATTTAAAAGACGAAAAGAACCGGTACTATATCCCGCCGAAGACAGCCAGAAAGCAATGGAATGGCCGGGCGGCTGCGAAGACCCGCGGGTGGCAGTGACCGAAGACGGATTATATGTGATCATTTATACACAATGGAACCAGGATAAAGCCAGGCTCGGCATTGCGACATCAAGAGATTTGCTGAAATGGGAGAAGCATGGTCCGGCTTTTACCAAAGCATATGGTGGGAAATTCAATCAGATATGGTCTAAATCGGGCTCTATACTTACCAAACTGGTAGGCGATAAGCAGGTGATCGCCAAAGTGAATGGAAAATATTGGCTCTACTTCGGGGAGGCGAACGTGAATGTAGCCACCTCGACTGACCTGATCAACTGGGAGCCGGTAGTGGATAAAAGCGAAAATCTGGTGAATCTGATCTCTCCCCGCAAAGGATATTTCGACAGTAACCTGACCGAATGTGGCCCGCCTGCCATTATCACCGACAAAGGAATTGTGCTGCTGTATAACGGTAAAAATGACAAAGGCGAGGACGGCGACAAACGTTTCACGCCGAATAGCTACTGCGCAGGACAGGTACTGTTCGATAAAAACGATCCGACCAAAGTACTGGCCCGGCTCGACGTGCCATTCTTCCGTCCGATGGAATCTTTCGAAAAAAGCGGACAATACGTAGCCGGTACGGTTTTCATTGAAGGAATGGTTTATTTCAAAAAGAAGTGGCTGCTATACTATGGCTGCGCAGATTCGCGTGTTGGCGTAGCTGTGTACGATCCTAAAATGAAAGGTCCGGGAGACCCGCTTCCGGCGGCTCGCTAG
- a CDS encoding YceI family protein — MFVFAIAGLLFNVAAIANGPDKSKAADKTLAVDTKSSTVVWGAKKVTGTHAGTVALESGALIVDNDKLKGGNFVADLKSLVVTDVTDKDMNGKLTGHLKSDDFFSVEKHPQAKLVITSVTPKGGDAYDVTGKLTIKGITEEVKFPATVKADAKKITANAKVKIDRTKYDIKFRSANFFENLGDKAIDNDFTLDVNLVANK; from the coding sequence ATGTTTGTTTTCGCGATAGCTGGTTTGCTATTCAATGTAGCTGCTATTGCTAATGGTCCTGATAAATCCAAAGCGGCTGATAAAACGCTGGCTGTTGATACAAAAAGCAGCACGGTAGTTTGGGGTGCAAAAAAAGTGACTGGCACGCATGCGGGCACAGTAGCCCTGGAAAGCGGAGCCCTGATTGTTGACAATGACAAGTTAAAAGGCGGAAACTTCGTAGCTGACTTGAAGTCGCTTGTAGTAACGGATGTGACTGATAAAGACATGAATGGCAAATTGACCGGCCACTTGAAAAGCGATGATTTCTTCTCGGTAGAAAAACATCCACAGGCGAAACTGGTGATCACTTCGGTAACACCGAAAGGAGGCGACGCTTATGACGTTACAGGTAAACTGACTATCAAGGGCATTACTGAGGAGGTGAAATTTCCCGCAACTGTAAAAGCAGATGCTAAGAAAATAACTGCTAATGCGAAAGTTAAGATCGATCGTACGAAATATGATATCAAGTTCCGTTCAGCTAATTTCTTTGAAAACCTTGGAGACAAGGCGATTGACAATGATTTTACACTGGATGTGAATCTTGTTGCTAACAAATAA
- a CDS encoding RBBP9/YdeN family alpha/beta hydrolase translates to MTTHFLTVPGLASSGPQHWQTIWENQYPHLFSRVQQENWDWPVKDDWVGQLQKQISELSVPTVLVGHSLGCITIAHWAQEHFSEYIKGALLVAPADAEQSKRLNFVVGFKPIPVRALPFKSIVVASTNDIYASILRSKVFAANWGSDFVNIGKKGHINAVSGLEDWQEGKIILEELGSLELVQNEATKS, encoded by the coding sequence ATGACAACCCACTTTCTGACCGTTCCTGGGCTGGCTAGTTCAGGGCCGCAACATTGGCAGACCATCTGGGAGAATCAGTATCCGCATCTATTTAGCAGGGTTCAGCAGGAAAACTGGGACTGGCCGGTAAAAGATGACTGGGTTGGGCAGCTGCAAAAACAAATTAGCGAACTGAGCGTTCCTACTGTGCTGGTTGGGCACAGCCTGGGCTGTATCACGATCGCACATTGGGCGCAAGAGCATTTTTCGGAATATATCAAAGGCGCATTACTGGTAGCCCCGGCGGATGCGGAGCAGTCGAAAAGGTTGAACTTTGTAGTAGGTTTCAAGCCGATCCCTGTGCGGGCGCTGCCATTTAAAAGTATCGTGGTAGCGAGTACCAATGACATTTACGCCAGCATTCTCCGGTCCAAGGTTTTTGCTGCAAACTGGGGCAGTGATTTTGTCAATATTGGTAAGAAAGGGCACATTAATGCAGTATCGGGGCTGGAAGACTGGCAGGAAGGGAAAATTATCCTCGAAGAGCTGGGCTCGTTAGAGTTGGTTCAAAACGAAGCAACGAAAAGCTGA
- a CDS encoding formylglycine-generating enzyme family protein: MRFFGKDFLGIYLIGFAAVASLGCEKKQTAEERRADSLAHCIADGIPSRAAAIQNASYVAEGKGDTKGMVWINGGKFLMGADEFPDSRPMHEVAVNGFYIDEHEVTNAEYGEFVKATGYKTVAERPLNPADYPGVPADKLVPGSAVFTPTPTRVSLDNPLQWWNYVAGASWAHPEGPASSTKGRENFPVTQVSYEDAAAYAKWAGKRLPTEAEWEYAAQGGKGNHTYYWGDQLKPGDKWVANIYQGSFPDKNTKEDGYLTAAPVKSFPANPYGLYDMDGNVWEWCEDLYRPDYYQKSPKDNPKGPSDSYDPDEPGAVKRVQRGGSFLCSDDYCIRYKAGSRGKGEVTSGSNNLGFRCVKDKK, encoded by the coding sequence ATGAGATTTTTTGGGAAAGATTTTTTGGGAATATATCTGATCGGGTTCGCAGCGGTAGCAAGTCTGGGGTGTGAGAAGAAGCAAACGGCTGAGGAGAGAAGGGCCGACAGCCTGGCACATTGCATTGCCGACGGCATTCCGTCCAGGGCGGCTGCTATTCAGAATGCAAGTTATGTAGCGGAAGGTAAGGGTGATACCAAAGGCATGGTTTGGATCAATGGAGGCAAATTCCTGATGGGCGCCGATGAGTTCCCTGATTCCCGGCCGATGCACGAAGTGGCTGTGAATGGATTTTACATCGACGAGCATGAAGTGACCAATGCGGAATACGGGGAATTTGTAAAGGCAACCGGCTATAAAACCGTGGCAGAAAGGCCATTGAATCCGGCTGATTATCCGGGCGTTCCCGCTGACAAACTCGTTCCGGGATCGGCGGTGTTTACGCCAACTCCCACACGGGTTTCGCTGGACAATCCGTTGCAATGGTGGAATTATGTGGCAGGCGCAAGCTGGGCGCATCCCGAAGGACCGGCAAGTTCAACCAAGGGAAGAGAGAATTTTCCGGTGACCCAGGTTTCTTACGAGGATGCTGCGGCTTATGCCAAATGGGCCGGCAAAAGGTTACCAACAGAGGCTGAATGGGAATACGCGGCGCAGGGAGGAAAGGGAAACCATACCTACTACTGGGGCGATCAGCTGAAACCGGGTGACAAGTGGGTGGCCAATATTTACCAGGGAAGCTTTCCGGATAAAAACACCAAAGAAGATGGGTATCTGACTGCTGCGCCAGTGAAATCCTTCCCGGCAAATCCCTATGGATTGTACGATATGGACGGTAATGTGTGGGAATGGTGCGAAGATCTTTACCGCCCCGATTATTACCAGAAAAGCCCGAAGGATAACCCGAAAGGACCTTCGGATAGTTACGATCCCGATGAGCCGGGAGCTGTTAAAAGAGTTCAGCGGGGCGGATCTTTCCTGTGCAGCGACGACTATTGCATTCGTTACAAAGCAGGAAGCCGCGGCAAGGGAGAAGTGACGAGCGGTAGTAACAATCTGGGTTTCAGATGTGTTAAAGATAAAAAGTAA
- a CDS encoding phytoene desaturase family protein, translating into MYKTEYDAVVVGSGPNGLAAGITMQRAGLSVLIVEGKPTVGGGMRSAALTLPGYVHDVCSAVHPMALLSPFFKDLPLHEFGLEFIQPTLAAAHPFDDGTAVTLDQSLAKTAERLGEDGEAYLNFMEPLVNDIPRLLPSLLGPLAWPENPLALAKFGLKALPSSLRSSNRFKTKAAKGLWAGMAAHAIQPLGNLATSAFGIMLMAAAHLNGWPIPKGGSQSIADALASYFKAIGGVVETGFQVNDLNQLPPSKVVLMDVTPRQLLSIAGDQLSSSYRSRLEKYRYGSGVFKIDWALNDVIPFKAEECKLAGTVHLGNTLEEIAHYEKSIAEGEPAGKPFVLLAQQSVFDPSRAPEGKHTAWAYCHVPNGSQLDMTAAIENQIERFAPGFRDLIIEKSIMNTREMEAYNPNYIGGDINGGIQDLWQLYSRPVWSVSPYRTSASNIYLCSSSTPPGGGVHGMCGYHAAKQAMKDVFKMNKIDSLEVRV; encoded by the coding sequence GTGTATAAAACAGAATACGACGCAGTGGTGGTAGGTTCCGGGCCGAATGGGTTGGCTGCGGGGATCACCATGCAACGGGCGGGATTATCTGTTCTAATTGTAGAAGGCAAGCCCACGGTGGGCGGAGGAATGCGTTCGGCAGCGTTAACATTGCCCGGCTATGTTCATGATGTGTGTTCGGCAGTACATCCCATGGCATTGCTTTCACCATTCTTTAAAGATTTGCCTTTACACGAGTTTGGGTTGGAGTTTATACAGCCAACATTAGCAGCCGCCCATCCATTTGACGATGGTACGGCAGTTACGTTGGACCAATCGCTCGCCAAAACAGCGGAACGATTGGGAGAGGACGGAGAAGCATATCTGAATTTTATGGAACCGCTTGTCAATGATATACCCCGGTTGCTGCCGTCGTTACTGGGGCCATTGGCCTGGCCGGAAAATCCGTTGGCATTGGCGAAGTTTGGTCTGAAAGCATTGCCGTCGTCGCTGAGAAGCAGTAACCGTTTTAAAACCAAAGCAGCGAAAGGACTTTGGGCAGGAATGGCGGCTCACGCGATACAGCCTTTGGGAAACCTGGCGACGTCCGCGTTCGGTATTATGCTGATGGCGGCGGCGCATTTGAACGGCTGGCCCATACCAAAAGGAGGAAGTCAATCCATTGCAGATGCATTGGCTAGTTATTTCAAAGCGATCGGAGGAGTTGTTGAAACTGGATTTCAGGTAAATGATTTAAACCAGTTACCACCTTCGAAAGTAGTATTGATGGACGTAACGCCCCGTCAGCTGCTGAGTATTGCAGGAGATCAATTGAGCAGTTCATACCGTAGCAGGCTGGAAAAGTATAGATACGGTTCCGGTGTTTTCAAAATAGACTGGGCGCTGAATGATGTGATACCCTTCAAAGCCGAGGAATGTAAACTGGCCGGAACGGTACATTTAGGGAATACTTTGGAAGAGATCGCACATTACGAGAAAAGCATTGCAGAGGGGGAACCTGCCGGGAAGCCGTTTGTATTATTGGCCCAGCAAAGTGTTTTTGACCCAAGCCGCGCCCCGGAGGGAAAGCATACAGCATGGGCATATTGCCACGTACCGAACGGATCGCAGCTGGATATGACCGCCGCTATTGAAAACCAGATAGAACGTTTTGCTCCCGGTTTCCGCGATTTGATTATTGAAAAAAGCATTATGAATACCAGGGAAATGGAAGCCTATAACCCGAATTACATTGGTGGGGACATTAATGGTGGCATTCAGGATCTGTGGCAGCTTTATTCCAGGCCAGTCTGGAGCGTTTCACCTTATCGTACCTCCGCCAGCAATATATATTTGTGCTCGTCATCGACACCGCCGGGCGGGGGAGTACATGGAATGTGCGGATATCATGCAGCCAAACAGGCGATGAAGGACGTTTTTAAAATGAATAAAATTGATTCTTTGGAAGTACGAGTATAA
- a CDS encoding sulfatase family protein, whose protein sequence is MASEQVFAQQSQRPNIIFIFSDDHAYQGIGAYGNKIAKTPNIDRIAGEGALLTNNLVTNSICGPSRATLLTGKYSHLNGYKRNDNTRFNTNQTLLSETLRKSGYQTAWIGKMHLNSLPAGFDYWNVLPGQGHYYNPDFIGQPNDTTHYTGYVSDLITKFSTEWLEKRDNSKPFFLIVGHKATHREWLPDLQDLGAYDDVTFPLPANFYDDYKGRTAARQQDMTIDKTMRLKQDLKVDVDYEKDFTYKRLNPEQRKVFKAYFDKVNKEVTDKNLTGNALIEWKYQRYLRDYFSTANSLDRNIGKLLDYLDKSGLSKNTVVIYASDQGFYLGEHGWFDKRFIYEESLKTPFVIRYPGVIKPGTKVDDLILNIDWAPTVLNIAGAKIPADIQGKSFLPLLKPATTAQIPWRKEAYYHYYEFPEPHHVFPHFGLRTSRYKLAYFYGGADSWELYDLEKDPTEVANIYGQPGTEKITADLKSKLKTLMGLYKDDEALKILATAKN, encoded by the coding sequence ATGGCCTCAGAGCAGGTTTTTGCCCAGCAGTCGCAGCGGCCCAACATCATTTTTATTTTTTCAGATGATCATGCGTATCAAGGAATCGGGGCCTATGGGAACAAGATCGCAAAAACGCCAAACATCGACCGTATCGCCGGGGAAGGTGCATTGCTGACTAATAATCTGGTCACCAATTCGATATGCGGCCCCAGCCGGGCAACATTACTGACCGGTAAGTACAGCCATTTGAATGGTTACAAACGTAACGATAACACAAGGTTTAATACCAACCAGACATTGTTGTCGGAAACACTTCGCAAGAGCGGCTACCAAACGGCCTGGATCGGTAAAATGCACCTGAACAGCCTGCCCGCCGGGTTTGACTACTGGAATGTACTACCAGGGCAGGGACATTATTACAACCCGGATTTTATCGGACAACCTAACGATACGACCCACTATACAGGTTACGTTTCAGACCTGATCACCAAGTTTTCCACAGAATGGCTTGAAAAGCGGGATAATTCCAAGCCGTTTTTCCTCATAGTGGGCCACAAGGCTACCCACCGCGAGTGGTTGCCGGATTTGCAGGACCTGGGCGCTTATGACGATGTTACATTTCCTTTGCCTGCCAATTTTTATGATGATTACAAAGGCAGAACAGCGGCCAGGCAACAGGATATGACCATTGATAAAACAATGCGATTGAAACAAGACCTGAAAGTGGATGTGGATTATGAGAAAGATTTTACCTACAAACGATTGAACCCGGAGCAAAGGAAGGTTTTCAAAGCCTATTTTGATAAAGTAAATAAGGAGGTTACCGACAAAAATTTGACTGGTAATGCACTGATCGAATGGAAGTACCAGCGTTACCTGAGAGATTATTTTTCCACAGCTAACTCTCTGGACAGAAATATCGGGAAATTGCTGGATTATCTCGACAAATCAGGTTTGTCTAAAAATACGGTAGTCATTTACGCGTCAGATCAGGGCTTTTATCTGGGCGAACATGGCTGGTTCGACAAACGGTTTATTTACGAAGAATCTCTGAAAACACCATTTGTGATCCGTTATCCTGGGGTGATCAAGCCGGGTACCAAAGTGGACGACCTGATCCTGAATATTGACTGGGCGCCCACGGTACTGAACATTGCCGGAGCTAAGATTCCAGCGGATATTCAGGGGAAATCATTCCTGCCGCTATTGAAACCAGCAACCACGGCGCAAATACCATGGCGCAAAGAAGCATATTACCACTATTACGAATTCCCTGAGCCGCACCACGTGTTCCCGCATTTCGGGCTGCGCACCAGCCGTTACAAACTGGCATATTTCTACGGAGGCGCTGATTCGTGGGAATTGTATGATCTGGAAAAAGATCCGACGGAAGTTGCTAATATATATGGTCAACCCGGCACAGAAAAAATAACGGCAGACCTGAAAAGCAAGCTGAAAACTTTGATGGGCCTTTACAAAGATGACGAAGCATTGAAAATTCTGGCGACTGCTAAGAACTAG
- a CDS encoding DUF4142 domain-containing protein — translation MKKITLSSLVIASMLMFSACSNNKSDDTKEIAEEQNEQKLDDTNLEDDSEFAVAAADGGMMEVQLGELAQTNGASPDVKKFGETMVKDHSKANEELKALAQQKNITLPMQLSDDKQKKYDDFSKKKGAEFDKAYISYMVDDHKKDISEFEEAAKDAKDPEVKSWAAGKVPTLKHHLEMAQALNDAKK, via the coding sequence ATGAAAAAGATAACATTAAGTTCGCTTGTAATTGCTTCCATGCTAATGTTTTCGGCGTGCAGCAATAATAAATCCGACGACACAAAAGAAATTGCAGAGGAGCAAAATGAGCAAAAGCTCGATGATACGAACCTCGAAGATGACTCCGAATTTGCAGTTGCCGCGGCGGATGGCGGAATGATGGAAGTACAGCTCGGCGAGTTGGCCCAGACTAATGGTGCAAGCCCTGACGTGAAAAAGTTTGGAGAAACCATGGTGAAGGATCATTCCAAGGCCAATGAGGAGCTAAAAGCCCTTGCACAGCAGAAAAACATCACACTACCCATGCAATTGAGTGACGACAAACAAAAAAAATACGATGATTTTTCGAAAAAGAAAGGGGCCGAATTCGATAAGGCATACATTTCGTATATGGTAGATGACCATAAGAAGGACATCAGCGAGTTTGAGGAAGCAGCCAAAGACGCCAAAGATCCGGAGGTGAAGTCCTGGGCTGCGGGAAAAGTGCCGACATTGAAACACCATCTCGAAATGGCACAGGCGCTTAATGACGCTAAGAAGTAG
- a CDS encoding response regulator: MINFIFLMNYGYPFVKKRASRAVPSRTEIADRTVFLYYCSGYQHYTSLSSEPMNPMKPFRILLAEDDDDDTFLFQEALEQIPIKAELTVTENGMELMKVLKSGVPKPDLIFLDMNMPVKNGLECLEDIRNFNGFENIPIVILSTSVARYLWESAYKNGANRYVQKPTSFTGLVEILKKCISPENDASPDVEQFLITN; the protein is encoded by the coding sequence ATGATTAATTTCATTTTTTTGATGAATTATGGATACCCGTTTGTAAAAAAGCGTGCCAGCAGAGCTGTTCCGTCCAGAACCGAAATTGCTGATCGGACGGTTTTTCTTTATTATTGCAGTGGTTACCAACATTACACCTCCCTATCCTCGGAACCGATGAATCCAATGAAGCCTTTTCGAATCCTTCTTGCCGAGGACGATGATGACGATACCTTTCTGTTTCAGGAAGCGCTCGAACAAATCCCAATCAAGGCTGAGCTGACTGTGACTGAAAACGGCATGGAACTGATGAAAGTCCTGAAATCAGGCGTTCCGAAACCTGACCTGATTTTCCTCGACATGAACATGCCGGTGAAGAACGGGCTGGAATGCCTGGAAGACATCCGAAATTTTAACGGATTTGAAAATATACCCATCGTGATCCTATCTACTTCCGTGGCGCGGTATCTGTGGGAATCGGCCTATAAAAACGGTGCGAACAGGTATGTGCAAAAACCTACGAGCTTTACAGGACTTGTTGAGATTCTGAAAAAATGTATCTCTCCGGAAAATGATGCATCTCCCGATGTGGAACAATTTTTGATCACAAATTAA